A region from the Sandaracinus amylolyticus genome encodes:
- a CDS encoding chlorite dismutase family protein, whose translation MSSDDDRGAPRHGARPEGGGPGLPEIDVREWGGKRDGERQVMDRRLFMQLLVFDVPADRDLPSPADVQRELARALIDAGVAHVLYADTNSPSGLALLTWSEDPAHFVDRVRPVFHEGTRRRLVQRHDHTMIGRTYSLGHEPDLEHGLLRRPVEYVLHEGWDWAVWYPLRRSGAFEKLEKHDQSIVLREHASIGMAYGRADLAHDVRLACHGLDAGDNEFVVGLVGKALHPLSHVVQSMRHTRQTSEFIVKMGPFFVGRAVHRHAGGAKP comes from the coding sequence ATGAGCAGCGACGACGATCGAGGAGCACCGCGTCACGGAGCGCGGCCCGAGGGCGGTGGGCCCGGCCTGCCCGAGATCGACGTGCGGGAGTGGGGCGGCAAGCGCGACGGCGAGCGCCAGGTGATGGATCGCCGCCTCTTCATGCAGCTGCTCGTGTTCGACGTGCCCGCCGATCGCGATCTGCCCTCCCCCGCCGACGTGCAGCGCGAGCTCGCGCGCGCGCTGATCGACGCGGGCGTCGCGCACGTGCTCTACGCCGACACGAACTCGCCCTCGGGGCTCGCGCTGCTCACCTGGAGCGAGGATCCCGCGCACTTCGTCGATCGCGTGCGCCCCGTGTTCCACGAAGGCACGCGCCGTCGTCTCGTGCAGCGCCACGATCACACGATGATCGGCCGCACGTACTCGCTCGGCCACGAGCCCGACCTCGAGCACGGCCTCCTGCGCCGTCCCGTCGAGTACGTGCTGCACGAGGGATGGGACTGGGCCGTGTGGTACCCGCTGCGTCGCAGCGGCGCGTTCGAGAAGCTCGAGAAGCACGACCAGTCGATCGTCCTCCGCGAGCACGCGTCGATCGGCATGGCGTACGGGCGCGCGGATCTCGCGCACGACGTGCGCCTCGCGTGTCACGGGCTCGACGCGGGCGACAACGAGTTCGTCGTCGGGCTCGTCGGCAAGGCGCTGCACCCGCTCTCGCACGTGGTGCAGTCGATGCGTCACACGAGGCAGACCTCGGAGTTCATCGTGAAGATGGGCCCCTTCTTCGTCGGCCGCGCGGTCCATCGCCACGCCGGAGGAGCCAAGCCGTGA
- a CDS encoding HIT family protein yields the protein MTQTRTIFDRILEGEIPCHRVYEDEHVLAFLDIGPLSEGHTLVIPKERKAFLHELSDESAAAIGRVLPRLARAVIQATGATAYNILQNNGAEAHQAVFHVHFHIIPKRGERGLGVGWRPGSLDGAAGKELAARIAAAIS from the coding sequence GTGACGCAGACGCGAACGATCTTCGATCGCATCCTCGAGGGCGAGATCCCCTGCCATCGCGTGTACGAGGACGAGCACGTGCTCGCGTTCCTCGACATCGGGCCGCTCTCCGAAGGGCACACGCTCGTGATCCCGAAGGAGCGCAAGGCGTTCCTCCACGAGCTCTCGGACGAGTCGGCGGCGGCGATCGGCCGCGTGCTGCCGCGCCTCGCGCGCGCCGTGATCCAGGCGACCGGCGCGACGGCCTACAACATCCTGCAGAACAACGGCGCGGAGGCGCACCAAGCGGTGTTCCACGTGCACTTCCACATCATCCCGAAGCGCGGCGAGCGCGGGCTCGGCGTCGGCTGGCGCCCGGGGTCGCTCGACGGCGCGGCGGGCAAGGAGCTCGCGGCGCGCATCGCGGCCGCGATCTCCTGA